The stretch of DNA tCCACTTTAAAAGATTACAGGAATGTCTCACTGCTTTGAAGAGAAAATGCTAGACTTGACTGTAGAACCAGTTCAGCCTAAGATGCACGATAGAGAGGATTTCAGAAACATCATATTAAAATACCTAATCTTACCTCGATGTTAGTATTTAACTCCAAAAGTGAATGTGGATTTACAAAATGACAATGTTATACTGAAGAACATTCAAGCTTGTTATTTAAACCCTAATGTCAGACTAGCCCTTTCCTTGTTTTAGGTCTGTTtggattaccaaaattatttatatttgtttcctttttctcagAACAGTTTGCTGAGATGTTGGCTCATTCCTttctgcagtattttattttcatctctacctacaattttttttatggaaCAGAAATCAAGGCTTTGTGATGATCAAACATTGAGTTTATTTTCCTGAAGACTTGTGTAACAAACTGGACACTGAGGGATCATTCCTCATTTGGAAGACCAGTTTTCATGAAAGCTGCAGCTCTCTATCTGAGATGTTGCTTCAGTATTTCCACAAAACGGTATTTTCTCTTGATGCGATTTATTTggtgaagtgcaccagtccctcctgcagcaaacAGCTCAGtaacataatgctgccaccctCACAGTTGGGATTGTTTTCTCAGCTTTGCAAGTTTACCCCTTTTTTGTCCAAATGAAAAATGgtcaataaataaacactttaagTTTAGTTTCACCAACTAAAAGCTAAGATCAGGACTCCACAGCTAAGATCTATTTCTCTGAGTGCATCTGCAAACTTCATTATATACGTCTTTTGGATTATTGACTATTTCATCAGGGAGTGGCCTTTGTTGGCATACGAGTGGATTCAATGTTTATAATTGTCCCACTCaggtatctttttttttaaaaaaagatgagcaTTCACACCAGTCTAGTCGGGGTCCAACATATTCTTTTAAACTTTCACcttgatttatttagatttttccatGTCATACTTAGTATGTGGTCTGTTTGACATgttgctttacaaaaacattaaaatttgtgcCTCCTTGTCTTTCAAATGTTGTGAACAAGCTATTAGAAGCTTGTGACATAATTATCAGCTTTATGTCTCCATCTTTAATGTCATCTCTCTCCAACCTTTCAGTTCAttgctgttttgtttgcagaggtACTATTagctaaaatacaaacattttgtttgccCTTAAAAGAGAAAGTGGGAAAGCAAATCAGAGAAGTGTGTTTTCCAACCATCAGCACAGTAGCAGCCACTGCGGGCTATTTTCTAGCACTAAGCACCAGCCACAACAATAACTCATTCTGCCTGATATTGTGTAGGTCTACCTCGGGACACCTCTTACCCATCAGGGCATCCTGCAGTTGTGCCATATTCTGTGTGAAATCAAGGTGTCTTTGTTATGATTCTGCTGCTCCAGAGCCTTTTTATGATGCTGCAAAACTACATTGTCCTGCTGAGGATATGGAGCAATTTTAAAACCAAGCACAAGCGAATAAAGGACATCTGACACAACTTCCcaaggacaaacaaccacacacacacaggcccccacacacacccccacacacacacgcacacacactgcagTTAAACTTTGTCGTTCATTTTCTCCAACATTTCATGTCACACCATACATcgctttatttctgttttgtaattAGCCTGCTCTAAAATGGCACACTATATTTAATCACTAGGATCATTTTAATATCAATGTGTGCAACATCAGAAACTATAACTTTCAGTATGTGGCAGGATAAGATTGTTTATTTGTTAAGCACTCCCTATTTCACTGTGTTTTCTCCCCACAGccagtttattttagttttcaagATGTTAAAGTTCAGAGGTAGAGATGGACACATTGTTATTGCAGAAAAACAATCTTTATTATTTGATCCTAATACcaaatgaaatatgttgaagGTTCTGAATGTCGTGTGgggtgttaatatttttttaagggtGTGTAGGTGTTGATGGGCGGTAAAGTAACATCCATATGAATCCCAGGAACCTGAGCTTCGCCAGGCCGGCCAGAGCattgatgaatttatttttctttttttctactgtttttaaatgtcatccCCGATGAACTGATGCAAGCACAACATTCAAAGACATCAATTTTTGCATGTGTTCCAGCTCCAagtggtaaaaataaatcagcaggtTAAGtgaaattttctgaaatacaCACCAACACTCGATGATTTTCCTCTGCTGTGACTCGCGTTGTAAAAACATCCATATGAATTCTGAATCCAAGTCGATGTCTCCTTCTCTCACCAGGACTCGGTTGATGCAAAGCTTCAAAGAATCCCACTCCCATGAGTCCCTCCTTTCCCCCAGCAGTGCTGCAGAGGCTTTAGACCTAGTTCTGGATGAAGATGCCATTATCAAGCCTGTCCACTCTAGCATTTTAGGACAAGAGTACTGCTTTGAGGTGTGTTAATCTCTCTaaccttttccttttctgtgttttttttgcctgcctgtcactttttttctctttttctccagctgaaaTTATGTAACATTTGCGCTACGGCTGCACAGCCTCTTCATTTCTGTCTGGAGcttatatttttgataaatatagtTCATTAGTTAATTAGAGCTAATATAATGAAACAGATTGTTGGAGTTACAAGTTTTGTTGAGCAGAGATATTTAACGATTAAGGCTTGCAGGTTTGGGGGTTTGTGTCGTATGTCATCTTCGAAAAACACGTTATAAAATAAGCATATTTAAATCAAGTGGAATTCATCCCCTACGCCTACTAAATGCATGACGTTTTGGGGATATTTGCAGGTTGCCAATCCATCACAGGGTAATACAGATCCCCTCTGGGCTAATTAAAGTGGTTAATTATTCTAACGTGCATATTtatggactgtgggaggaagccagagaagCAACAATTTCAAAATGCCATTAACGAAGGCCTCTGACTGGAATTCAACCCCAGCACCTTCtttctgcaaggcaacaatgctGATAACTGTGCAGCCTAGATGCAGCACAATGCAGTAAAGTTCGGTTTATTATGCCAGTATTTTGTTGACATAGCGATCAGTTTAGGGGCCAGTATTGAAGAATAGGCTTCATTAATCTAATTTTAGAGAAATTCTATTCATTTTAGATTAGTCTAGATCAGCTCTTTCCCGTCTAAGTGCTCTTACCACATTTGTGCTTGTCCCTGAGGTAAGAGTGGCTTTTCATACTATTTTTAGTTCagcagaacagctgcatttcaCTCAAGAGATATACAGATTTCACTTAAGCCTCTTAGGAGGCAAAAATTGGTTTACACTTTGTATAATCAGGGgaggataaaaagaaaagacctGAAGTGAAAAACTCAAGTGAAAACTAATAAGCCTGTCCTCCACGGagtgttttaatttagttgcaATCTGCATCTTTACCcctaaatgtttctgaatctTACAACTTGGattggaaaaacaaatcagtcGCAAAGAAATCAGTGTCATTAAAAATGCTTGGTCTTCAGGTAACCACCAATTCAGGGACAAAATGTTTTGCCTGCCGATCAGCTTCTGAAAGAGACAAATGGATTGAGAATCTGCAACGAGCGGTCAAACCAAACAAGGTATTctcagtggatttttttttgtgtgtgtccagTTAAGTTTAACATTCAAGCCTCCTGGGTTGTTTAACGCAGTTATAGCACTCTTTTCAGGACAACAGCAGGCGGGTGGAGAATGTGCTCAAGTTGTGGATAATTGAGGCTCGAGATCTTCCAGCTAAGAAACGCTACTACTGCGAGCTTTGTCTGGACGACATGCTGTACGCGCGCACCACCAGCAAACCCCGCACCGACACGGTCTTCTGGGGAGAACATTTTGAGTTTAACAATTTGCCAACCATTCGTAGCCTTCGTTTGCACCTTTACAAAGAGACAGATAAAAAGAGACGCAAGGTAAGCATTTCGTTTCAGCactttttatatgtttgatctaaaaaatacaaagcatATCAGGGTTAAAATCCGTCTTGCTTGCAAACTAGGAGAAAAGCACATACATCGGCCTCGTCAGCATCCCAATATCCAGCATCACGGGCCGGCAGTTTGTTGAGCAGTGGTACCCGGTGATACAGTCCAGTGTTTTAGCCAAAGGTGGCGGCGTTGGAAGTGCCAAAGTGATCAATGCTTCGCTGCGTGTCAAGTCGCGCTATCAGACTATGAATATTCTCCCAATGGAGCTGTACAAGGAGTTTGCCGAGTACATCACCAACAACTACCGAACACTGTGCGCGGTGCTGGAGCCGCTGCTGAGCGTGAAGAGTAAAGAGGAGGTGGCGTTTGCTCTGGTGCACATTCTTCAGAGCACAGGGAAAACAAAGGTAAATAAAGAATCAACCAACAAAATATTTGGGCTGTGTTTAGCAAATATCGTTCAAAAGACGATTTATTAGCAAATCAACAAATTTACTCCTGTAAATATTACTGTTTACGGCAACTTTTCTTAAAACttcctaataaataaatatcttagtcatttatttattagaaattagcattttaaatgcaatagttatgttttaatattactcaacttttttttgcaatgtttttcttttaaatgtatttttttctgacagctgTAGCTAAATTACCTTTGAGATTAATGATACTATAAACTCCCCTTGCTtgcaacttttctgttttattgaacTTCACGTTGTGTCTCCTCGTAGGAGTTTCTTTCAGACATGGCGATGTGTGAGGTAGATCGATTTATGGACCGTGAACATTTGATCTTTCGGGAAAACACACTGGCTACAAAGGCTGTGGAAGAGTACCTCAAACTAATAGGTCACAGATACCTCAAGGAAGCTATAGGTAAGACCGCCAGTAGCTCCGGtgttaaaaatatctaatttaaaaaatgaccaaaaatgagATGATCGCTTACAACATCGTGGTGTCTTCCTTGTATAGATCCCTAAATACATTCAGTAGTTGCCATCTGATTGGTTAAGTCACCATTTGTGTTTACAAATAGCTTAAAAGGTGTATCCAATAAAGACTGTTGACTAGATCTTTCAAAATGTACTATCTCTACTTTTACTTCCTATCTAAGTTTTCTAGCCATCTTAGCAGATGTTTGACAAATCTCATACCATTTACTCCTTAGCCTTATTTAAAAGGTAATGCTCATTTTCCACCTTACTGACCTCCAGTAAGAGATATTTTccttatgttttattatgttgaGAATAATATTAACACTATTATTCAGCCTTGATTCAACTGGTTTACTGACCAGATGAAACTGATTTAAGTGAGACcgttcatttttttctatctacctTAGTCAGGATTGCAGTAGCTTTAATGACTTGGCCTTTGATGTACTCTGAAATGTGATGTTCtgaattttaagtttaaatacgacaacaacaaaaataacacctCCCTGAAGTCATAATTCTGATTTGACAATTGGGGATCCTCAAGCAAACCTGAATTCAGTACTAAATGTGGTTGACGTGCATGTCAGATATTGTAAGGGTTGCAGGTGCTACTTTGTCTCTGATGGTTTGCATTTCATatgagcagaaacacaaacagcactGTATGGCAGTCTTTgtaaacatttgtgttttgcagaTTAAATGGATGAAAAAACTCCTCAGGTTGTGTTGCTAATAGCAGTAAGCAATCCAAAGTAAGCAAAAGACAATGTGTTATGAATCTTTGATGAATCCTAGACCTAGTAAAACGCCTTGTTCCGAACTGAGTTAGCCTTAGtgataatatatataaatcctAGAATACCTGTCTCTGTACATCCTCAGTATATCTATCAGTAAAAGgtgagaagaggaaaaaagaggaTTACTGATGATTTTTGGCTGGAGTTGGTGGCATTTTTCCATGCAAGCTGGACAGGCCTGGAACCCCCTGGTTGTTAAGGAAAGATTTATGAAGATAAAATTTGACTTGTAGGAGAAATGCAATGGGCTGTTTTTGCACTGTGGTGAATTGTGTACCTGTTAGTACTTCATGGGTGATCTTTTACATAAATTCAAATTATACCAAAACGTCCTTTAAAAACCAATGCATTTTGCCCTTGAAGTGTAAACAGTGGGGTTCATGTCGCCTTTAAAGAATGCCGATGTGAGGAGGCTCCGAGACCgagtaattttaataaaataaggaTTTATTTCAATCAAGCCCATCACCCAGACATTGCCATTTTTGTCATTCTCCACTCTTCAGGCACGATCAGGCATTCCTTACCAGGCATTTTTTAGCCTCTCGGCATATATCTTTGGCTTCGGAATTTCCTCTAAGTCCCAGATCTCTGTTGTCCACTTTCCAGGTGATTTCATTCGAGCCTTATACGAGTCTGAGGAGAACTGTGAGGTGGACCCAATGCGTGTCCCACCATCAGTCCTTGCTGACCACCAAGCCAACCTCCGGATGTGCTGCGAGCTTTTACTCTGCAAGATCATCAACTCCCTCTGGTCAGTTCTTATTCCATATTCATTGTTGAGGATAAATTTATGATTATTTGCATTTGAAGACTCTGTGACCATGTGCTGCACTCTCAACAATTCAAGCCCTGAAAATCTGTAAAACGCCTCAAACTTGATTAATCTTTTGTCAaaaatcaatgtattttacattatatcATATGAACAGAAGCACAAATAATTAGATCTTTCTAAAAAagtcttaacattttttttcaaacaccaaatatatccTAATATGTATGGTGAAAATGGAAACTGTCAGTAAAAGCTAAAATCcacagtcttccttatttccGCTCTTGGCATTACAGCCAATCAAAGGCAACAAAAATGTCAAGTAGCAGTTCACCTCATTATTCATGTTCATGTTGTCGGACTGCTTCTGCTTAagtgatttcattttatttttatttttttcccccaattccAGCAGTAATCAGAGCTGGATGTGACTCGTAACGTTGAACTAAGAAATTGTggttaatcacaattaattctTAATTGAATAAGGGAAAATCTGTTAcggagaaaatacttttttcactgCACTTCAGGTAACAGAGCCTGTGCTCCACCTCATTTTCACATGTCAAGGATACAGAAAGTGATAGATTACTGGCTAAAGTTCATTTTGATCAAGTGTACATTAAACAATGGTTTCAGCTGcatatatttttgataaattgtGAAATTACAGCTATTTCCTTTGAATATGTGTGCTCagattaatgttttgtttttatataacaaTTGCTTTTACTTAAGTTGGGGTAACATTGATTAAACACACCGGATGCTGTTTTGATGTTGCATGTTTCAAGATAAGGTTAAGAAGTCTGTTTGATTTCAAGTGAAATTGTTCGTCTGTGTAACAGAGAGGtatagaaaaaacaacaacagcacaagacttcactgtaaaaaaagaaaagaaaagtattcaacagaaatgtttcctcttGAAGAGAGTAATATGGCTGGGTAACTTTCTATAACTTTCAGTCTCCCGGCATTTCCACCTCGCTGTTCTCCCTGACAGCTGCTGTAATAAGAACAATGTTCTTGTTTCAGCATCTTTCCCCGGGAGCTGAAGGAGGTTTTTGCCTCTTGGAGAGCCAGATGCGCCGAGCGAGGAAGAGAGGATCTCGCCGACAGCCTCATCAGCTCCTCCCTGTTCCTGCGCTTCATGTGCCCGGCCATCATGTCACCGTCCCTGTTCAACCTGATGCAGGAGTACCCGGCCGAGCGCACGTCCCGCACGCTCACGCTCATCGCCAAGGTGATGCAGAACCTGGCCAGCTTCACCAAGTGAGTCTCCTCGGCTCTGCTGCGCTGATTCGATGTGGTTAATTTTTAGACCTGCAGACGCTCGGGTGGGATGGCCTAACCTCGCCGAAATAGAGGATTGCAGTTTTGCCTGCGAGGGTTTAAGCTGTTACTCACACGCAGTGAGCTCAGAGCCTCTCTTCAGTGACACATTTCTTTCAGTTTGCTCTCTTTACTGACACTCTGATTAAAGCGAGAACACCGATGTGTTTATTTAAACCTCTGGCTTACAGAAGCACCGGCTTCAACAATCTAGTTGCACGTCATCAGTAGAATTTATCCAACTCAGTCGAAGGACATTGAAACTTCTCCTCACACTCATCTTATTGTGCTTAACTGGATGCTCActaaacaaaatgtgattttaaggATACAGTGTAGTAAAGAAGTTATTGCCCTGATTTCTTCGGTTTTTGCGTTTTTGTCACTTAAATGTTGTAGTCAGAGAGAAAAACTATCCAAACCAATAAAGTTATTGTATTATAAACCAGGTAACTGACTTGATGCAGCAGCTGCATCTTTttgcctacttcatgttgccaGACAAGTTCTATTTAATTGATATGTGTTCTGCAGAGCAGGTTATAGTCTTTAAATTTAACGACGCTAGTTTTTCAATTATGGCCTGATTGGTTATGACCAATTTTTACCCCAAATACATGAAAAACGGCCCTTTCCATTTTCCTCTGGTTATCTTTGTTTGATACTAAAgaaagtaaacagaaataacatTCAAATGACTTTTGACAATGCTGCCTACTTTATCCTACATTTGCTTTAAAGGTccttaaaaacacttttatgtcCAAGCAGTTCTGACATAAAGTTACTGCAATGTCATTGGTACTGCAGTACTCTGCAGTACTATATATAGTGCAGTATTTAgatgtgaatatgtttgttccTATTGAGTCAAATTCAGTTGAATTCTGCTCAATTTAGTTTAATggatttttctaatttaaaacaaatgaatctgtagataaagcactttgaataaagtaaataaacctgattgagatCTAGCTAAATACAATCTCATCGAATTCATTTGTGGTCCGCTTCGGTTAGGAATAGCctcatttaatgtatttattcagtATAATTATGAAACGGCAGTTTGAAAGTGGAGAGATTGTGTGAATCATCCCTTCGATTTAATATCTCATCCTGAGGGCGCGCAGCGAGGCAGAGTGGGGGGTAAGAAGGAGAAACTCACTCCAGCAGAATCAGAAATAGCCTCTGTCTGTCTTGTCCACCTGGGAGGTGAGAGGACAGAAAAgccaaacaaacaagaacaaaagcACCAGGTTAGAAATGCCTGGTTGCTTCCAGCACAACTGCAGGAGGTTCAAGGTAATCTGATGGATCGCCAGTCAAGACTTTGggcttcataaatgtttttggtcTCTTCCTAAACACAGGATGGTGGTACTTTTTAATCCAGTTACATGCTAGAGATTTGAATTCTCCGAGATGTATATCTAATTCACTTAGGATTATTTATTCACCAATAGTGAGGCTCATTCTGATATGTCACCAGAGACGGACAGAGCAGCCAAAAATGTTGCTCAAGAGCAGCGATACTGTCAtgatattactcaagtaaaggtcAAAATTATGGCGCAGTAAAAAAACTCCAAGAAgtatttttccccccaaaaaagttaagtaaatgtaactgtcAAGAATAAAAGTAGCGTTTGACAATAGCAACTTGTAGGCAGCTATTGACTTTTTATTAAgctcacatttttgtttttatctttttttattactctgatgtaatattctgatcttaaatgttttgttagcagaaaatcatcctaattaacagaaataaggACTCTCAAACACCCATCCGtccagcaaaaacacaaaatctgactaTGTACTTCTGtttaatttctagtgcaaatatcttgggaTGCTTGAAAtgggacaaaactaacttacaagtaacttttcatcttAATATTGcagcttgtttaaagtaaataatgtctttatattgatgaaaaagtactagttaaaaatgtaaacgcAATATGATATCGCTTTTATTCCTTCAGTGCTCTTCTAATCATCGCCTTTTCAGATTTGGACCCAAGGAGGAATACATGTATTTCATGAACGAGTTCCTGGAGATGGAGTGGGGCTCCATGCAACAGTTCCTCTATGAGATTTCCAACATGGACACTGGAGGAAACGCCGGAGGCTTTGAGGGCTACATCGACCTTGGTAGGGAGCTGTCCATGCTGCACAGCTTGCTGTGGGAAGTCATGGGACAGCTCAGTAAGGTGGGTCAAATTTTATTATTAGTCAACTGTGAAGGCTcaccactgttccatgtttgtttgaaaaataaaataaaatagcacaAAATGTTAAAGCTCACTGAATGAAGAATTTGAATTCTTGTTTATTGCattgagcaaataaaaatatctttcttcTTAGACCCGTTTCTCGAACTGATAAAGGCATAACATTAACTTATTCATTTCTGGtcatgcttgttcatgtttgtAGCGCCAACAAAAGGTTAAggagtgtattttattgttttttactttaaaaaataaaaaaaatctccctgcAGGATGCAATTCTCAAACTCGGACCCCTGCCACGGCTGCTGAACGACATCAGCGTTGCCCTGAGGAATCCGCAGCTCCACATGCCCACAAACCACCAACCGGAGAGACCGAAGGACAGACTCTTCTCCCGCCCATCCTTCAATCGCCTTATGTCCTCTGATTTCCAAAGCCTTATGATGCGTGATTTAAACAGGTATCTTGTCATGGCCCCCTGTCGTTTCCCCACATTTTCTGTTGTCATTACTTCTGGGCACGAAACTTGCATTTGCATGTCCCCGAATAGAACAAAGCGCCAGCAGGATCGGTCCCCGCTGTGGCTCTATAAAGACCCGGCGCATGGCTGTGATTGCTAATGTGCACCTAGGCTGCATAAAGAGAGGATTTACAGCTACACAAGGGTGTTATTAACAGGGACTCATAAAAAGGCCAAGTGTACACAGGAAGTGAGAGTTCAGCAGCTCATAACAACCCTGGTGTATTTCTAAAAGGCCcgtaatgctaatgctaatgcacCTCAACCGGCTGTCAGAGCGTTCATCATTCCCTAATTGCCAGCACCATCTGTTTTCCCAGAGTCTTTTCTCACCTTGTTTTTGATTCTTTAGTTCTCCAGAATTGTCGGGAGACATTGGACTGGGTTTTAATAACAATATTAAAGGAGATCATTTAGACCAGGGTGCTCACGTCGATCGCGGGAAGGTTTTCAGTCGATCTCAGCAgtaggtgacaaactgaacgccGCCAGGAAGCTGAGACCAGCACTTCCTTTACTGACAGGCTTATCAGAAATATTCACCAAGATCCAAAACGTTTGTAGCTTcatcaaagaataaaaatgaaaaaaaaaaaaataaaataaaaatcaacaaaacgtgttaaaaatgaataatctcAGTAGTTATTGTTTCAACTAGGTGTTGCGCAATTTAGTGCGTTTCGGCTCCATTAACAAAAGAAGGCGAATCAAAGACCGACTGACTaacagagcaggagtttaaattagccaatcaaccaccgctgtgttcagggaagcgctgattaataatcgagaaataaatattaagccTGGAAAcctgatatcgtaacggactgaatgttatgtttttaacctaatctttgctcgtcttgcggggcgcaggcaattgccatggcaacgggtGTGCTTAAATGACAGAGactaaaaaggtaggagtggttttgagttgatcacctgttcgggttattttacctttgtttacctttgctgtggcgcattacagttTCTGAACGTTCATTAAACGACAAACTTGGcttaattacctcgttcgtttgcaGTATAcgtcacaacaaacatcaaataggaCAAATATATTTGATTAAGTTTTaccaaacaaatggcttctaccacgataattatgtgaaattaaattaattatatcccaacttcagaagatttgcctttacctttacagagctctttggttcctcctatcagtctgtagcttctcatattgacgtcatcaaaccaaatgtcagatctaccataactgactgacacctgctggcctcaggtttgcaaccagcttctgactgagaaaccagtaacctcctcccagtgtcagaatctcactgaggaagaaactgcattaggttttctatcactttattatttctgctataactgatgtatattcgcatataaaataagtcagtAGGGTTTAacttacaatttttatgtcttcatgtcatgaggtagatctcagccggctggtgagagaaaaagtagatcttggtctcaaaaagtttgggcacccctgatttagaggGTCAGCATGAAAGGATTACTCAGCACTTTAGTGACGCAAATCTGGTGCAGGTGGAAAAGTGACGGGTAATGCCAGAGTGATGCCGTCTCACTTTGTTTGTTCCCTCTGCCCTTGTGTTTTCAATTCCTTACTTGTGTCCTGTCATCCCTTATTTTCTCCCTCATTTCTATCTCTCTTCCtccttgtaatttttttttgcccccatctgatttcttttgtcttttcccaTCATACTtgtccattttgttttgctatttagtgtttttctcctctccttcgCCTGTCTTCCTTTCCTTCTACCCTTCTTTGTATACTTCTTCTTTCCCTTTTTCCTTGTGtatttcttcctgttttgcttCACTCCTTTTTAGTGTCCCGACtctctttcttctgtttcatcTATCCTTCTTTTCATgcctttttgtctttccttcctTCACTGCTTTGTTGTGGCCTACTTCTCTTCCTTCCGATTATCCATTCTTTCCTTTATTCCTTGCactcttccttctttccttcccttttttctgatgtttttcccGGTTCCATATGAAAACCTTTCTCAGTCTGCCATTTATTCAtagtgaaataaatatcaacTACTGAGAACTTTAGACAGTTGGGTTTTGAAGGTCTGGAAATATTGTGCATGAAAAATTGTGTAGGAACCCTATTACGCGCTTGTTATATAATCACACATATATACTGTGAAGCCTCACAGACGAGTGTGTGGGATCAAAACCAAGCAATTCTTCAGCCTCAGTCCCAAAATAAGTGAATAACATCAAGCTGCACATAATCCATCAGATCTGAGGGACATCCTTCCACAGTATAGTCTCTTCTTCTGCCTGTCTGCAGCTCGATAGACATCTCGCGCCTCCCGTCGCCCACGACCGGAGTCTCAGCTGTAGAATCCCTCTCCTCCAATCTGAACATGAGGCGTCAGGCCGAGCGAGACCTCCGTTCTTCGTCCAGGGAGGTGTTCTACGTCACCCGCCCACCTCTGGCTCGATCCAGCCCTGCGTACTGCACCAGCAGCTCGGACATCACAGAACCCGATCCGAAGGTAGAgtgtgtaaatgtttatttcgtCAACTGATGGCATGATGGTGTTTTAACtcaaatttcaataaaaatggcCAATGTTTGCACATGCTACattataaaagataaaaaacaggTGACATTGAGAAGTAATTGAAAgtcgatgtttttttttaattttgattaagtTAAATTGCATCCAGATCTTtgccttgtttttatttggctAGCCTCATTGGTTGTTTAAAAATCTCTGATTGcatttgaaaagaaagtttCCACATTTCTCATGACCGCTGAGGCGCAGCGGCTTGCTAAAACATTCATCCTGGAtgaacgttttcacat from Xiphophorus maculatus strain JP 163 A chromosome 13, X_maculatus-5.0-male, whole genome shotgun sequence encodes:
- the LOC102230100 gene encoding ras/Rap GTPase-activating protein SynGAP-like isoform X4: METPPNTTPQPFRQPSFLNRRLKGSIKRAKSQPKLDRTSSFKQMILPRFRSADQERTRLMQSFKESHSHESLLSPSSAAEALDLVLDEDAIIKPVHSSILGQEYCFEVTTNSGTKCFACRSASERDKWIENLQRAVKPNKHSFQDNSRRVENVLKLWIIEARDLPAKKRYYCELCLDDMLYARTTSKPRTDTVFWGEHFEFNNLPTIRSLRLHLYKETDKKRRKEKSTYIGLVSIPISSITGRQFVEQWYPVIQSSVLAKGGGVGSAKVINASLRVKSRYQTMNILPMELYKEFAEYITNNYRTLCAVLEPLLSVKSKEEVAFALVHILQSTGKTKEFLSDMAMCEVDRFMDREHLIFRENTLATKAVEEYLKLIGHRYLKEAIGDFIRALYESEENCEVDPMRVPPSVLADHQANLRMCCELLLCKIINSLCIFPRELKEVFASWRARCAERGREDLADSLISSSLFLRFMCPAIMSPSLFNLMQEYPAERTSRTLTLIAKVMQNLASFTKFGPKEEYMYFMNEFLEMEWGSMQQFLYEISNMDTGGNAGGFEGYIDLGRELSMLHSLLWEVMGQLSKDAILKLGPLPRLLNDISVALRNPQLHMPTNHQPERPKDRLFSRPSFNRLMSSDFQSLMMRDLNSSIDISRLPSPTTGVSAVESLSSNLNMRRQAERDLRSSSREVFYVTRPPLARSSPAYCTSSSDITEPDPKVHSVNKSVSMMDLQDSRMNSISNLNSVGDMLASSQASIAGLGHSFGNLGAPLRMGGHLPPGSSGSGLRLSQMGHVGAPTESISQQQQQAAAAMHFPLSFQNPLFHLAAQNSPAQSQAPPPAAAPPPLLLTPEAENGHPDYPPAFGNSAFSRSEDLSALQSQSSLVQPSIVHSHSYSDDFTRQNQNNDYAWHQLSLQVQESLQQHHLMGVTSQTGTGTGTPASLATPPTTVHPSRQSSIAAQHLKSQRSINTPATATPPKVRPQSRNLLLNSSDASFSGSQPKSRPSKQMTQQQQQQPPPQQDGQLLVTDSPAPGLPFQTSSAKENQAPAAAAEESTDTPTKSSKKPQQSQLQPPQQHLLKPVANKQGNSQGMNERTVAWVSNMPHLSADIESLRPDREGQLKEYSKSMDESRLERVREYEEEIHSLKERLKMSHRKLEEYEQRLLSQEQQTSKILQQYQNRLEDSERRLKQQQLEKDSQIKGIISRLMAVEDELRGGAIPDIKPRILTDQSLSQVYGGLPGS